CGGTGGCGTCGGTGCGCGTCATGAGTCCTCCCCCCGCCGGTCGGCGACGACCCCGGGGGGCGGGTTGATCTCCACCACGGAGCGCAGCACGCGGCCGGCGCTCATCTGGGTGAAGGCGGGTTCGATCTCGCCGAGTTCGATCCGCTCGGTCACGAAGCCGTCGAGGTCGAGGCGGCCGCGCCGGTACTGGTCGACGAGCATCGGCAGGTCGCGCGAGGGCAGCGTGTCGCCGTACCAGGAGGACTTGATCGAGCCGCCGCGGCCGAAGAGCTCGTCGAGTGGGAGCTCGAACGTCGTGCCGGGCTCGGGCACGCCGACGAGCACGACCCGCCCGGCCAGATCCCGGGCGCGGAAGGCCTGCTCGAACGTCACGGCGATGCCGGCGGCGTCGACCACGAGGTCGGCCCCGAAGCCGCCGGTGAGGGACCGGATGCCCTCGACCACATCCTGCTCGCGGGCGTTGATCGTGTCGGTGGCGCCGAAGGAGCGCGCGGTGGCGAGCTTGCCGTCGTCGAGGTCGACCGCGATGATCGTCGTGGCCCCGGCGAGCGCGGCGCCGGCGACGGCCGCCGTGCCCACGCCGCCGCAGCCGATGACCGCCACGGACTCACCGCGCCGGATCGCCCCGGTGTTGATCGTGGCCCCGATGCCGGCCATGACCCCGCAGCCGAGCAGTCCGAGGGCGGCGTACTGGTGGGGCTCGATCGCCCCCTCGATCTTCGTGCACTGGCCGGCCGCCACGAGGGTCTTCTCCGCGAAGGCGCCGATACCGAGCGCCGGGGAGAGCTCGGTGCCGTCGAGCAGGGTCATCTTGTTCACGGCGTTGTGGGTGTCGAAGCAGTACCAGGGCTCCCCCCTGCGGCACGCCCGGCAGCTCCCGCACACGGCCCGCCAGTTGAGGATGACGGCGTCGCCGGGGGCGACCTCGGTCACGCCCTCGCCCACCGCAGCGACGATGCCGGAGGCCTCGTGCCCGAGCAGGTAGGGGAAGTCGTCGCCCACGCCGCCGACCTTGTAGTGCAGGTCGGTCTGGCACACCCCGCACGTGATCACGTCGACCAGCGCCTCGCCGGGCCCGGGGTCGGGCACCAGGATCGTCTCCACGGTCACCGGCTCGTTCTTCGCCTTGCAGACGACGGCCCTCACCTCGTGCACATCGGCCTCCCTTGGTTGCGTGTCGACGTTGACCGCCACCATATCCGCTGCCCCGCGATCCAGCGGGCAGGACGGGAGGACGCGTGGTCGATCCGGGCGGCGTGGCGGCCGAGCTCAGCGACGCTTGGTCGGGATGCCGAGGATGGTCGGGGGCGGGGCGTCGAGCTCGTCGATCGGCTCCTCCGGCCCGCCCTCACCGCCGCCGCCTCCCCATTCCGGCCCGACCCACACGCGCCAGTTCTCCTCGTAGCGGCGAATGCTCGCGTCCGCCACGAGCGCGGCCGGATCGGCCTCCCCCAGCTGGGCGTGGAGGGAGCCGGCGTGCGCCGGGGGCACGAATCCCACGATCCGGTTGCCCCACACCACGACGACCCGGCCCTCGGCCCCGGCGGTGAACTCCACCCGACCGCTGAGGCCGCCGCGGCGCCTGTCCACGGCGGACAGCAGGGAGAGGATCGCGCGCTGCAGTCCCACCGCATCACTCGCCCAGAACCCCTGGGCCAGTTCGGCCGCCATCGGCTCGGCCCGGTGCCGCCGCCAGAATCTGAGCACGGCGCTACTCGACCCGGGTGTCCGCGGCGTGGGTGCCCGCGATGTCCTCGTGGTGCTGGATCACCTCGGCCACGATGAACCCGAGGAACTTCTCGGCGAAGACCGGGTCGAGTCCGGCGTCGTGTGCCAGCGCCCGCAGCCGCGCGATCTGCCGCTCCTCCCGCGCCGGATCCGAGGGCGGCAGCCCCGAGTGTGCCTTGAGCAGGCCGACCCGCTGGGTGCACTTGAACCGTTCGGCGAGCAGGTGCACGAGCGCGGCGTCGATGTTGTCGATGCTGCCGCGGATGCGCAGCAGCTCCTCGGGCAGCCCGACACCCGGTGCCGCGGGCTCGCCCATCAGGCGCTCTTCTCCCGCGGCTCGTTCTTCGGAGCCTCCCGGGGCACGAGGGTCGGGTTGACGTTCTCGAGCACGACCTCGTCGGTGATGACCACGCGGGCCACGTCGTCGCGGCTCGGCACGTCGAACATCACCCCGGCG
The window above is part of the Pseudactinotalea sp. HY158 genome. Proteins encoded here:
- a CDS encoding S-(hydroxymethyl)mycothiol dehydrogenase, with translation MHEVRAVVCKAKNEPVTVETILVPDPGPGEALVDVITCGVCQTDLHYKVGGVGDDFPYLLGHEASGIVAAVGEGVTEVAPGDAVILNWRAVCGSCRACRRGEPWYCFDTHNAVNKMTLLDGTELSPALGIGAFAEKTLVAAGQCTKIEGAIEPHQYAALGLLGCGVMAGIGATINTGAIRRGESVAVIGCGGVGTAAVAGAALAGATTIIAVDLDDGKLATARSFGATDTINAREQDVVEGIRSLTGGFGADLVVDAAGIAVTFEQAFRARDLAGRVVLVGVPEPGTTFELPLDELFGRGGSIKSSWYGDTLPSRDLPMLVDQYRRGRLDLDGFVTERIELGEIEPAFTQMSAGRVLRSVVEINPPPGVVADRRGEDS
- a CDS encoding chorismate mutase, whose protein sequence is MGEPAAPGVGLPEELLRIRGSIDNIDAALVHLLAERFKCTQRVGLLKAHSGLPPSDPAREERQIARLRALAHDAGLDPVFAEKFLGFIVAEVIQHHEDIAGTHAADTRVE